Genomic segment of Streptomyces alboniger:
ACCGACTGCTGCACGCCTTGTGGTACCTGTCCGAGCCGCACACGGAGCCGGATCCCGACACGTGCACGGCCATCGAGCAGGAGCTGGCCTATCTCTCCCTGCGCCATCCTTCCTGGCGCGTCACGCTCGGCCAGGCGGCCCGCCGATGGCCCGCCGCCGCCCGGGACAAGCGCCCCCTCCCCATACCAGGACAGTGAGGAAGCATGCTGTTCCGTCGCCATCCCCGCGAGTGGGGACCGATCGAGTGGGCCGCCGTTCTGGGTCTGGCCCTGGTGGCCGGGGTCGCCGTCGTCGTCGTCACCCTCGGCGCGCGCGGGCCCGGCAAGTGCGGTGACGACCTGCGCGAGCTGGGCGGGGACTGTGTCGGGGTGACCGAGAGCGCCTTCCACGCCGACCCGCGCCTCAAGAGCCTCATCGCGGCGGTGGCCGAGGAGAACGCGGAGGTGAGGCGGGACGCCGAGTCGCCCGCGGACAACGGCGCCAAGATCCCGTACGTGCGGATCGCGCTGATGATGCCGTACACCTCGGACGAGTCCAGCGCGATGACCACCGACATGATCCGCCGCGCTCTGGCCGGGGCGCTGGCCGCTCAGCAGGAGGCCAACAGCGGTAGCGGGCCCCACTACCAGCTGCTCCTGGCTCCCGACGGCCGCAACCTCGACCACTGGGAGCCCGTGGTCGAGCGGCTCAGCGAGCTGGCCAAGGACAAGAGCGCCCCGCTGGTCGGCGTGACGGGGATTCCCAGCAGCACTCCGGAGACACGGCGGACGATCGCCGCGCTCAGCGAGCACGGCATCCCCACCGTCGGGCCCGTCATCACCGCGGCCGACATGAACGCCGGCCACTTCTTCAAGACGTCCCCGAACAACGACCAGTTCGCCCGCGCCCTGAAGCAGTACCTCGAGAAGCGGCCCGAGCGGGGCAAGGGCTTCCTGGTCTGGGACAACCGCAGCGAGGACGTGTACTCGCGGAATTTGCGGCGGGTCTTCGAGAAGCACTTCGACGACGCGTACGACTTCAAGGGCCACAACTCCAACTTCACGGGCTCCTCCGGCGCCGACAAGGGCATCCCCCAGCGGTTCACCGACGCCGTGCAGAAGATCTGCACGGCCCGGTCCGACACCGTCTTCTTCGCCGGACGCGACCAGGACCTGCCGGCCTTCGTCAAACGCCTGGCGCAGGAGGGCGATTGCGGCCGCGGCTCGGTCCTGCGCCTGCTCAAGGTGGGCATCGGCCTCGAACCGACCCTCACCACGGACGAGACCACGCGCTGGCTCAAGGAGGCGCGGGCCACGATCGTCGACGCGTCGTCCGTGGATCCGGCCTGGTGGGACGGTAAGAACGATCCGCCGCGGGCGCTCGGCCGCTTCCTCGACCGCTTCGGCAAGCTGGACAGGCAGCACGAGTTGGGGACCGCGCCGCTCAACGACGGGTACGCGGTGATGTACCACGACGCGTTCACGCTGCTCGCCGACGCCGTGGACCGCACGTACAGCGAGATCAACGAAGGCGCGGGGAAGCCGAAGGGGAAGGGTGCTCCGCTGATCCCGACGAAGAACGACGTCTACAACACCCTGATCATGCCGAGCATCTCCGCGAACGGGTGCAGCAACTGCCTGCGGGGCGCCGCGGGCAGTTACGGCTTCGAGGGTCCGGGGGCGAACGACCAGTGGGCGGTCTGCAAGCCGGTGCCGATCGTCGAGTACCCGGCCGCCAGGAGCGGTAGGGCGTCGAAGGAACCTCTGCCGCTGTACCGGACGTTCAGGGACGGCGACAAGGGCGGCAAGAAGGCCTGCCCGGACTGAGCACTTCGTACGGCACGGGCCGTGCCGTTGTCAGTGGCGGCTGGCAGCCTGGGCGGCATGGAGAGCGACGACGAGCAGTTGCTGCGCGGCCGGGTCTACGGCCAGGATCACGACAGTCCGGGCCCGCGGCCGGGGCAGCGCTACGCCGAGCTGGTCGGCGGCCCGCTGGACGGCCTGCTCCTGGACGTCACCGCGTGGACGAGCGCGGACTGGGTGCGGGCCGAGTCGGACACGGGGATCGCGCTGCCCACCGAGTTGGGGCGGTTCGGCGCCGGGGGCCGGGCGATGTACCGCCCCCGGCGGGGCGATCCGCGCCGCTTCGACTGGTCCGAGGACATTTTTTGAAGCGTGCGCGCCGGGCCTCGGCGGTAATATGACTGTCATGGCACGAGGTATCTGGTCGCAGAAGGTCCGCTCCGCCCGCTGACGGCGGCGCCCCTTCCCTGCTGAATGCGCGCTCGCCGTCCCGGTTCCCGCCGGGCGGCCCCTTCTTGCTGCCCGGCTCCACTGCGAGCTGCGGAGCATCCGTTGAACCTCAACCCGACCCCCGAAGCCCTGTCCCTGCCCGTCCGGGCAGGCGGCGGCGCGCACGTCCGTGCCGAGGGCGTCACCGTCAGCCGCGGGTTCCGGCGCGTCCTGGACGACGTCTCCCTCACCGTCTCCGCCCGGTCCCGGGTCGCCGTCGTCGGCGAGAACGGCCGCGGCAAGACGACGTTGCTGCACGTCCTCGCCGGAGTGCTCACGCCCGACGAGGGCAGCGTGCACCGGGCCGGCACGATCGGCCTGGCCCGCCAGGAGCTGTCCGCGCGGGACGGTGAGACCGTCGGCACCCTGACCTCCGAGGCGCTCGCCGCCTCGCTCACGGCACTCGCCGCGCTGGACGAGGCGACCCTCGCGCTGGCCGCGGGCGAGCCCACCGCCGACGACCGCTACGCCCTCGCGCTCGACGCCGCCACCCGGCTCGACGCGTGGGACGCCGAACGCCGCGTCGATGTCGCCCTGGAAGCCCTCGGCGCCTGCACCGACCGCGACCGCCCGCTGTCGACGCTGTCGGTCGGGCAGCGCTACCGGGTCCGCCTCGCGTGCCTGCTCGGCGCGCGCCACGACGTCCTGCTCCTGGACGAGCCGACCAATCACCTCGACGCCGGCGGCCTCGACTTCCTGACCCGCAGGCTGCGCGAGCACGACGGCGGCCTCGCCGTCGTCAGCCACGACCGGGCGTTGCTGCGCGATGTCGCCGACCGGTTCCTCGACCTGGATCCGGCCCGCGACGGGAAGCCGCGCCTGTACGCGGGTGGCTACGACGCCTGGCAGGACGCCCGGCGCCGCGAGCGTGAACGCTGGGAGCAGGACCACGAGGAGCAGCAGGCCGAGCACCGGCGGCTGAAGGACTCCGTGGCGAGGGCCCGCGACCGGCTCTCCACCGGCTGGCGTCCTGACAAGGGGACCGGCAAGCACCAGCGCCAGTCCCGCGCGCCGGGCGTCGTACAGGCCCTGAAGCGGCAGCAGGACGCCCTGGAGGCGCACCGGATCGACGTACCGGAGCCGCCGCCCGCACTGCGCTGGCCGGATCCGGGTGTCCGGCCCGGCGCCCCGCAGGTGCGGGCGCACGGCGTCGCGGTCGGCGGACGGCTCGCGGGACCCGTCGACCTCGCCGTCGACGGCGGCGACCGGCTGCTCGTCACCGGGCCGAACGGCGCCGGGAAGTCCACGCTGCTCGCGGTCCTCGCCGGGGCGATCAGGCCGACGGACGGGCACGTCCGTGCGGCGCGCGGGGCGCGGATCGTCCGGGTGACCCAGGAGACCGCCGCGTACGACCCCGGCCTCACCGCCCGCGAGGTGCACGCCCGCCACGTGGGACGGCTGGTGGCGCGTGGCGTGCTCCGCGACGCCGACGCGGTCCCGCTCGGGGCGCTCGGCCTGCTGGACTCCGACGCGGTGCGCACGCCGGTCGGGCGCATGTCGCAGGGGCAGCGGCGGCGCCTCGACCTGGCGCTCGCGCTGGCCGGCCGGCCCGGTCTCATCCTGCTCGACGAGCCGACCAACCATCTGTCGTCGACGCTCGTGGACGAGGTGACGGAGGCGATCCGCGCCACGAGCGCCGCGGTCGTCGTCGCGACGCACGACCGGCAGTTGCTGCGGGACCTCGCGCACTGGCCGCGTCTGGAGGTCGGTGCCTCTGCCGGGGTCAGGGCACGGTGATGTACCCCGGGGCGGGCAGGCGCGTGGCCGTGGTGGGCTCGTGGATGTCGGCCAGGGCCATGAAGAGCAGGGCCACGGCGAGGGCGCCGGGGTCCGGGACGCCGAGGGCGTGGTCCCCCACGTAGCTGGCCCGGCCGCGGCGGGGCCGCAGGGAGGCGGTGGCGAGCGCCCCGCGGATGGCCGCCTGGGCCGCTTCGGTGAGAGGCGCCTCGGCGGCCTCGTCCCGCGCGGAGGCGGCCAGCGACTGTGCGGCGGGGGCGAGGGCGTCGACCAGCGTGCAGTCGCCGGGGCTCGCGCCGCCGACCCGGTGGATGGCGGCGAATCCGGCCTCGGCGGCCTGCGCGAGCTCGGCTGCCGACGGTGCCCGGCCGTCCGCGGGCGAGGCCGAGGCCAGGTGCTGGAAGAGGAGGCCGAACAGCGGGCCGCTGGTGCCGCCGACGTCGTTGAGGAAGGCCTCGGCGAGGGCCGCCGTGCCGTCCAGGCCGCGCTCGTCGGCCAGCTTCACCGCCCGCCGTACGCCGCCCGCGAGGTTGTCGCCGAAGTCGCCGTCGCCGACGAGCTGATCGAGCTTGGTCAGGTTGTCGCGGACCTGCGTGACCGTCTGGGCGTAGCGGTCGAGGAGGGCCCGGTCGCCGCTCGGGTCCGACGCGGGGGCGGTGTCCCCCGGCGAGGCCGACGGGGCCGCGGACTCCTGCGGGGACCGCTCCAGGCCTTCGGCGGTGAGGGTGGGGCGCGGCAGGACGAGCGGGGTGCGGGTCGGGGCGGTCCACAGCTCGGCCCAGCCCTCGTCGAGCCGCGTCAGGGTGAGGGAGAAGCCCGCCATGTCCAGGGCGGCGGTGTAGGTGCCGGGCACGATGAGGACCGGCCGGACGCCGCGGGCGATCAGCTCGTCGTTGAGCAGGACGCCGATGGCGTTCAGCTCCAGCTCCGTGGTGGCGCCGAGGCCGTTGACGAGGGCGAGGACCTCGCTGGGGCCCTCGGGGAGCGCGTCGAGGAGGTCGTCGGTCATCCGCCGGACGAGGTCGCCGATGGCGGGGCGGGCGATGGTGCGGGTGCCGCGTTCGCCGTGGATGCCGACGCCGTAGTCGAGGGTGCCCTCGTCCAGGGTGAAGGCCGGGCCGGCGGTGGTGGGCGAGGTCTGGGCGCGGGCGGCGACCGCGATGCTGCGGGACGCGGCCACGATCCGCCGTCCCAGACCGGCCAGTTCTTCCAGCGTGGCGCCCCGGTCGGCGGCGGCGCCCAGCAGCTTCTCGACGACCACCGTGGCGGCGGTGCCCCGGCGGCCGGTCGCGCTGTCCACGCTGTCGGTCGCGAGGTCGTC
This window contains:
- a CDS encoding ABC transporter substrate-binding protein, whose product is MLFRRHPREWGPIEWAAVLGLALVAGVAVVVVTLGARGPGKCGDDLRELGGDCVGVTESAFHADPRLKSLIAAVAEENAEVRRDAESPADNGAKIPYVRIALMMPYTSDESSAMTTDMIRRALAGALAAQQEANSGSGPHYQLLLAPDGRNLDHWEPVVERLSELAKDKSAPLVGVTGIPSSTPETRRTIAALSEHGIPTVGPVITAADMNAGHFFKTSPNNDQFARALKQYLEKRPERGKGFLVWDNRSEDVYSRNLRRVFEKHFDDAYDFKGHNSNFTGSSGADKGIPQRFTDAVQKICTARSDTVFFAGRDQDLPAFVKRLAQEGDCGRGSVLRLLKVGIGLEPTLTTDETTRWLKEARATIVDASSVDPAWWDGKNDPPRALGRFLDRFGKLDRQHELGTAPLNDGYAVMYHDAFTLLADAVDRTYSEINEGAGKPKGKGAPLIPTKNDVYNTLIMPSISANGCSNCLRGAAGSYGFEGPGANDQWAVCKPVPIVEYPAARSGRASKEPLPLYRTFRDGDKGGKKACPD
- a CDS encoding dihydroxyacetone kinase family protein encodes the protein MSYFLPETHPVLTAARGLALAHSGMIEVHSSPLYLRARDPHPDRVVALVSGGGSGHEPLHTGLLGRGGLDAVCPGEIFASPHNRQIYEASAAAAKSGGVLLIIKNYTGDVINFQIAAERLRHDGIPVATVLVDDDLATDSVDSATGRRGTAATVVVEKLLGAAADRGATLEELAGLGRRIVAASRSIAVAARAQTSPTTAGPAFTLDEGTLDYGVGIHGERGTRTIARPAIGDLVRRMTDDLLDALPEGPSEVLALVNGLGATTELELNAIGVLLNDELIARGVRPVLIVPGTYTAALDMAGFSLTLTRLDEGWAELWTAPTRTPLVLPRPTLTAEGLERSPQESAAPSASPGDTAPASDPSGDRALLDRYAQTVTQVRDNLTKLDQLVGDGDFGDNLAGGVRRAVKLADERGLDGTAALAEAFLNDVGGTSGPLFGLLFQHLASASPADGRAPSAAELAQAAEAGFAAIHRVGGASPGDCTLVDALAPAAQSLAASARDEAAEAPLTEAAQAAIRGALATASLRPRRGRASYVGDHALGVPDPGALAVALLFMALADIHEPTTATRLPAPGYITVP
- a CDS encoding ABC-F family ATP-binding cassette domain-containing protein; the protein is MNLNPTPEALSLPVRAGGGAHVRAEGVTVSRGFRRVLDDVSLTVSARSRVAVVGENGRGKTTLLHVLAGVLTPDEGSVHRAGTIGLARQELSARDGETVGTLTSEALAASLTALAALDEATLALAAGEPTADDRYALALDAATRLDAWDAERRVDVALEALGACTDRDRPLSTLSVGQRYRVRLACLLGARHDVLLLDEPTNHLDAGGLDFLTRRLREHDGGLAVVSHDRALLRDVADRFLDLDPARDGKPRLYAGGYDAWQDARRRERERWEQDHEEQQAEHRRLKDSVARARDRLSTGWRPDKGTGKHQRQSRAPGVVQALKRQQDALEAHRIDVPEPPPALRWPDPGVRPGAPQVRAHGVAVGGRLAGPVDLAVDGGDRLLVTGPNGAGKSTLLAVLAGAIRPTDGHVRAARGARIVRVTQETAAYDPGLTAREVHARHVGRLVARGVLRDADAVPLGALGLLDSDAVRTPVGRMSQGQRRRLDLALALAGRPGLILLDEPTNHLSSTLVDEVTEAIRATSAAVVVATHDRQLLRDLAHWPRLEVGASAGVRAR